A portion of the Blautia hansenii DSM 20583 genome contains these proteins:
- a CDS encoding CAP domain-containing protein, with amino-acid sequence MRNKRVKLFAAALLFMGSIVVGNKEVQAAQWEYNSSGWWYQEDDGSYPVNTWKSISGKWYYFDGNGYMLTGWQKINGVWYYLYSDGAMASNRWVGDYYLTENGAMATNTWIDGYYVGSDGQWKRNQWINTEYGWWYRHGDGSYTTNNWEFIDGYWYYFDGNGYMKTGWQEIWGKWYYLYSDGAMASNRWIGDYYLTESGAMATNTWIDGYYVGPDGKWVKDISIVYEMEVANIVNKERAANGLEPLEYDYELAEAAGVRAKELEQNLSHTRPDGTSCFTVLQEFGIEYWMCGENIAAGQRTPEQVMNGWMNSPGHRQNIMGPYTHIGVGYYVDKNGRMNWVQLFIGK; translated from the coding sequence ATGAGAAACAAAAGAGTAAAATTATTTGCGGCAGCATTGCTTTTTATGGGAAGTATAGTTGTAGGCAATAAAGAAGTACAAGCAGCTCAGTGGGAGTATAATAGCTCGGGCTGGTGGTATCAGGAGGATGATGGAAGTTATCCGGTTAATACATGGAAATCAATTAGTGGAAAGTGGTATTATTTTGATGGAAATGGATATATGCTGACAGGATGGCAGAAAATTAATGGAGTGTGGTATTATCTTTATAGTGACGGAGCAATGGCATCAAATAGATGGGTAGGTGATTACTATTTAACCGAAAATGGAGCAATGGCAACGAATACTTGGATTGATGGGTATTATGTAGGCTCTGATGGTCAGTGGAAAAGAAATCAATGGATAAATACAGAGTATGGCTGGTGGTATCGTCATGGAGACGGAAGCTATACAACAAATAATTGGGAGTTTATAGACGGATACTGGTACTATTTTGATGGAAACGGTTATATGAAAACAGGTTGGCAGGAGATATGGGGAAAATGGTATTATCTTTATAGTGATGGAGCAATGGCATCAAATAGATGGATAGGTGATTACTATTTAACCGAAAGCGGAGCAATGGCAACGAATACTTGGATTGATGGGTATTATGTAGGACCTGATGGAAAATGGGTGAAAGATATTTCCATAGTTTATGAAATGGAAGTTGCCAACATTGTAAATAAAGAGCGTGCTGCAAATGGATTAGAACCTTTAGAATATGATTATGAACTTGCTGAGGCAGCCGGTGTGCGTGCAAAGGAGCTAGAGCAAAATTTGTCACATACTCGTCCGGATGGAACATCATGTTTTACTGTTTTGCAGGAATTTGGTATTGAATATTGGATGTGCGGAGAAAATATTGCAGCGGGACAAAGGACACCTGAGCAGGTTATGAATGGGTGGATGAACAGTCCAGGGCACCGTCAGAACATTATGGGTCCATATACACATATAGGTGTAGGGTATTATGTAGATAAGAACGGAAGAATGAATTGGGTCCAGCTTTTTATCGGAAAGTAG
- a CDS encoding DUF6062 family protein, translating to MKEKIYTIPLMDAFHANDECPFCFIERNLEQHALDFVLGQGASYMEDDIRAETDKMGFCRDHYKKMFHYGNRLGTGLILTTHFKKKNEELQQQIKMFSPKKASMLGHFKKAKLNPDNPQTSLGTWVKEQNNSCYICDYSKNTYARYLDTFFELYRKNKEFQEIFKNSNGFCLPHFGDLVETAEELLSDKEKAEFYPQLFSLMTENLQRVTDDLAWFCDKFDYKNKDADWKTSKDAIQRGMQKSAGSYPADPFYQSER from the coding sequence ATGAAAGAGAAAATATACACCATTCCACTAATGGACGCATTTCATGCAAATGATGAATGTCCATTCTGTTTTATTGAAAGAAATCTGGAACAACACGCTTTGGACTTTGTCTTGGGACAAGGCGCTTCCTACATGGAAGACGACATACGGGCAGAAACCGATAAAATGGGATTTTGCCGAGACCACTATAAAAAGATGTTTCACTATGGCAACCGTCTTGGTACCGGACTTATTCTCACCACACATTTTAAAAAGAAAAATGAAGAATTGCAGCAACAAATAAAAATGTTTTCTCCAAAAAAGGCATCTATGCTGGGACATTTTAAAAAGGCAAAATTAAATCCCGATAACCCTCAAACCTCTTTGGGCACTTGGGTAAAGGAACAGAATAACTCCTGTTATATCTGTGATTATTCCAAGAATACTTATGCCAGATATTTAGATACCTTTTTTGAACTCTATCGTAAAAATAAAGAATTTCAGGAGATTTTCAAAAACAGCAATGGCTTCTGCCTTCCTCACTTCGGTGATTTAGTAGAAACAGCTGAAGAATTATTGTCTGACAAAGAAAAAGCTGAATTTTACCCACAATTATTCTCTTTAATGACAGAAAACTTACAGCGAGTTACCGATGATTTAGCATGGTTCTGTGACAAATTCGATTATAAAAACAAGGATGCTGACTGGAAAACCTCTAAAGACGCAATACAGCGGGGAATGCAGAAATCCGCCGGCAGCTATCCTGCCGATCCTTTCTATCAATCCGAAAGATAA
- a CDS encoding MATE family efflux transporter, which translates to MRKKIDLLEGSIAGTLARLAFPIMGTSFIQMGYNLVDMIWIGRLGSNAVAAVGAAGMFMWLANGFTMIPRIGGQVSVGQRLGAGNPEEGAEFARGALRMGAFLGVLYGIISLLLNKQLIGFFNLNSPDVIWDARVYLMITCGLIVFSFLDQVIGGILAAMGNTVTTFRVTTVGLVINLILDPLLIFGIGPLKGMGVAGAAFATVFAQIIVFVLYLRAVWREPIIFGRIHLCVRTPKQHIREIVKIGLPSAMQDALMSMISMVIARFIAGWGDAAVAVQKVGSQIESISWMMAGGFSTAVNAFIAQNYGAGKKKRIKKGYRKAIEIMAVWGVITTLLLWVFPEFFFKIFIKEPDVIPMGVDYLRIIGISEIFMCLEGAATGAFQGIGKTVPPSVTGILFNAFRIPAAMILSATGLGLNGVWWALSLSCVFKGTILPLWFKVVLKKYEKQGMEEEVR; encoded by the coding sequence ATGAGAAAAAAGATTGATTTATTAGAAGGATCAATTGCGGGAACCCTTGCCCGTCTGGCTTTTCCTATCATGGGAACTTCCTTTATTCAGATGGGATACAATCTGGTGGATATGATATGGATTGGAAGATTGGGAAGCAATGCGGTAGCAGCAGTTGGAGCAGCCGGTATGTTTATGTGGCTGGCAAATGGATTTACAATGATACCAAGAATAGGTGGGCAGGTAAGTGTAGGACAGCGTTTGGGTGCGGGAAATCCGGAAGAAGGAGCCGAGTTTGCCAGAGGAGCTCTTCGTATGGGAGCATTTCTGGGTGTTTTGTATGGAATTATCAGTTTGCTTTTGAATAAGCAGTTGATTGGATTTTTTAATTTGAACAGTCCGGATGTTATATGGGATGCGAGAGTTTATTTGATGATTACCTGCGGATTGATTGTATTTTCCTTTTTAGATCAGGTTATCGGAGGTATTTTGGCTGCGATGGGAAATACGGTCACTACCTTTCGGGTTACTACGGTAGGGCTGGTGATTAACCTGATTTTGGACCCACTTTTGATTTTCGGCATTGGTCCGTTAAAAGGAATGGGAGTTGCAGGAGCGGCTTTTGCAACAGTATTCGCACAGATAATTGTATTTGTTCTTTATTTAAGAGCAGTATGGAGAGAGCCAATTATTTTTGGGAGAATTCATTTGTGTGTAAGAACACCGAAGCAACATATCAGAGAAATTGTAAAAATAGGTCTTCCTTCTGCTATGCAGGATGCGCTGATGTCTATGATTTCTATGGTAATTGCTCGCTTTATTGCAGGCTGGGGAGATGCGGCAGTTGCGGTTCAGAAGGTAGGAAGCCAGATAGAGTCTATTTCATGGATGATGGCAGGAGGCTTTTCCACAGCAGTAAATGCTTTTATTGCACAGAACTATGGTGCAGGGAAAAAGAAGCGTATTAAGAAGGGATATCGAAAAGCCATTGAAATTATGGCGGTGTGGGGTGTAATTACTACATTGCTTTTGTGGGTATTTCCGGAATTTTTCTTTAAAATATTTATTAAAGAACCGGATGTTATTCCAATGGGAGTGGATTATTTAAGAATTATAGGAATTTCGGAAATTTTTATGTGTCTAGAAGGCGCTGCCACAGGGGCGTTTCAGGGAATTGGAAAGACTGTGCCTCCGTCTGTTACGGGAATTTTGTTTAATGCCTTTAGAATTCCGGCAGCTATGATTTTATCTGCTACGGGCTTGGGATTAAACGGCGTCTGGTGGGCATTGAGCTTATCCTGTGTGTTTAAAGGAACAATTTTACCGCTATGGTTTAAAGTTGTATTAAAAAAATATGAGAAACAGGGAATGGAGGAGGAAGTAAGATGA
- the crcB gene encoding fluoride efflux transporter CrcB yields the protein MLNCFCVGMGGFLGAAARYLLSLIPVQDKSGFPWNTFFINAAGAFLIGCISAFAAKKGIGSSSLILFLKTGVCGGFTTFSTFALESYVLMENGKGVLSVIYMIASVLVCLGAVMLAQKII from the coding sequence ATGTTAAACTGTTTTTGTGTCGGCATGGGAGGATTTCTGGGAGCAGCAGCCAGATATTTACTGAGCCTCATTCCTGTACAGGATAAATCAGGATTTCCGTGGAACACTTTTTTTATCAACGCAGCGGGAGCTTTTCTCATCGGCTGTATTTCTGCATTCGCAGCAAAAAAGGGAATAGGAAGCAGCTCTTTGATTTTATTTTTAAAGACGGGAGTATGCGGAGGATTTACCACTTTTTCTACTTTTGCGCTGGAAAGCTATGTGTTAATGGAAAATGGGAAAGGCGTTCTTTCGGTAATTTATATGATTGCCAGTGTGTTGGTATGCTTGGGTGCAGTGATGCTGGCACAAAAAATAATTTAA